The genomic segment CGCCGCGTTCCGGGGTGGCGGTGTCGATGATCGTCGCCTCGAACCGGGTGCCGGGCGCGTTGCTGGTCTCGTTGCGGCCGGGCGTGCTGAACAGCACCACCTTGTCGCCGGGGCGCAGCTTCTTGGCCGGTACCGCGCTGACCCCGAGGCCGAGGGCGAGCTGCTGCTGGTCGGGGCCGAGCAGCGGTTGGTCGGTGAGCTGGGCCATGGTGAGCAGGGTGCCCGGGGTGAGAGTGACGGCGGCCCGCATGCCGACCACCTCGGCGAGCCGGCTCGCCGACACCGGTGAGAGCCCCTGCCCGCCGGAGACCTCGACGGTCATCACGTGGTCGGCGGTCAGCACGGTGCCGACCGGCACGTCCTGGGCGACGGCCAGGTAGCTGCCGGTGGCCCGGACCGAGGTGACCGCGAACGCCGACCCGAGGCCGCCGAGCGCGATCAGCAGGACCGCGAGGCCGAGCAGGCCGGGGCGCATCCGGCGCTGCCGGACCACCTTGGGTGGGGCGACCGGCGAGTCGACCGGCCCGGGCGTGCTGCGGGTACTGGCCACGGTCACTCGGTCACCACCTGAAGCTCATCGATCTCAATCGTCGCCTCGGCGGTCAGTTCGTCGTCCGGGAACTCGCCAGTCTGGCTGCCGCTGACCCATTCGACCAGCCAGTACGACCGGGCGGTGATCTCGTAGGTCCCGGGTCGCTGGTAGCCGCGGTAGCCGCAGGGCGGTTCGCGGGTGGGATCGCCGTCGTTGAAGACGCCCTGCCGGCTCTTGACGCACTCGATCGGGGCGCTGCCGTCGCCCATCCGGTAGACGATCTTCTGGACGTTGCCGGTGATGCTGACGGTCACGCCCTGCACGGTGATGCTGTCCGACAGCTCGCCCCAGGTGCGGCGCTGCGCCTCGGCGTCCTGGTCGGTCCAGAGCCAGACCGGCAGTCCCACCAGGCCGGGGCCGTCACTGGGCGCCATTCGGATGGTCGGCCGGCGCCGATCCACCTCCGCCCAGAGGTCCCGCGCGACGTCCGCCGGGTTCGGTGGGTCGAATCCGTCCGGCGGGGCGGCCCGGAAAACCTCGATGGTCTGTCGCGGTGGGCCCAGGCAGGTCTGGACGTAGGCGAGCTGGCCCGGTGGCACGTTGTCCGGCTGCGGCTCGGCCAGCTTGTAGTAGCAGCCGTCCGAGCTGAGCCAGCCAAAGTCGGGGTCGTAGGTGCCACCGCCGCCACCATCCCCCGGATCGCCCGGATTTCCGGGGTTGCCTGGGTTACCGGGGTTGCCAGGGTTCCACACGTGGCAGTTGGTCTGGCTTGGTGGGCACTCCGCCCCGCCCTGGGCGAGTGCGGGCGCCGGCATGGCCAGCGCGGCTCCGGCTGCCAGTGCCAGGGTGGTGCCAGCCGAGACGAGCCGACGCAGGCGCCCGTCCGCGGACCGTCGATGACGCCGCCCGGCCCTTCCGTGGCTGGTCGGTCGGGTCGCGGTCAGC from the Solwaraspora sp. WMMD1047 genome contains:
- a CDS encoding SAF domain-containing protein; amino-acid sequence: MTVASTRSTPGPVDSPVAPPKVVRQRRMRPGLLGLAVLLIALGGLGSAFAVTSVRATGSYLAVAQDVPVGTVLTADHVMTVEVSGGQGLSPVSASRLAEVVGMRAAVTLTPGTLLTMAQLTDQPLLGPDQQQLALGLGVSAVPAKKLRPGDKVVLFSTPGRNETSNAPGTRFEATIIDTATPERGDVVLYLALATKDVPAVVALADQNRVAVVLDAAA